TTAATAATTCAAACCGAAAAAATCATGGTCGtagtataagaaaaaaaaagtgtaataaattttaacaatttttagcTGCTTCAACCATTTTTAAACggagtaattaattaatatttaataatctGCAAATAGTTGTACCATATTATAATTACAGTCTTTGCATTTATATTGTAACCCTctctaacaaaagaaaaaagacacatattaattttaactacaaaaaaatatctatataatATGAAGTGAATCTTTATACTAATGTGACTCTCTTTTAAAAAGAATACATCATTATTGCAAAAAGAGAGGCCCAGCCCAATATCATTAAGGGGGCCCATACACATGGTATTCCCGTTGACGATAACACCGATCGGCTACAAATGAAGGATGCAAGAAAGGAAAACCCACTACAGCAGAGCCTGCTCCCTCGTGGGAAACACCAGGGACAAGTGTCATCCATAGAACCATCTCTGTACGTCTATAAAATGTTGCATCTTTACAGTAGAATTCACCTTTCGGTGATAATTCATCTTCGATCTTGTGCTTTTACCGTACTTGTTTCTTTAAGATCTTTTGGTTCTTGACGTGATCAAGAAGTGGTGAAAATTCGCTTGCATAAAACCCTTCAAATTCTCTTATGTAATTCATCTTCGATCTTGTGTTTTTACCGTACTTgtttatgttgttgttgttagaaAAGATTGGACTCAAACAGTCCCCTCTACTTTGATATTGTTCCTTCTTcctaagtttttctttttttttttctgaggATAAAATTTTGTAGATACTATTTTTGACGTGTATGTTAATGACAgtgttatttcttatttttatatattgctTATTTTCACTCAATTTCTTAAGAATTCCTCGTTTTAATTTAAGTAGACACAAGATTGGAATTGAACACTATACCACGCACAATTTTGGGACACAAGattttgttatatattatttGCTCTGCAACAATTTCAatttagtttcttattttcCATCCAATTCTTagccttctttttttttataaaaaaaaaaatcatgatgCAGATTTAGTTACATGGGTCGTGGAAAAACAGAATTGAAGTGCCTCTCAACTGAGAAAGATCGGAAAGGCAGATTCAAGACAAGAATCAAGGGACTAGAgagcaaaatgaagaaattttCTGACAAATGCCAAGGATCCGAAGCATGCTTGATAGTTTATGAAGAAGGTAGCAACGCTGCACCAATGATTTGGCCAAAAGATTTTACAAAAGTCAGGTCCTTAATTAAAAAGTATGAATCTCAAAAGAATGTGAAGCCTCCTAAGATCTTTGATCTCCAAGACTTCTTTGAGCACAAGAAGACCTCGGTTGAAGGCAAAACTTTGAAAGCGCGAAAATGCATCTACAGCGTCAAGTATCCCACTTCTGACTTGAATATCAAGAGCTTTGATTTGGAACAACTGAGGATGTTCATTGGTATATTGGATAACAAGATTGGTGCGTGTGCTGAAAGGATTAACATGCTTAAAAATAGTCAAAAAGTTGAAAGTAACTTCAATTTTGGACACAATGTTGATCGGTACAACTCTCAGATTCAACCTATGATGCCACTTAGTTATGATACGGGTTCTAGTTCCCAAATGGGTCTCCTCAGTCCAAATCCTATGGAATTGATGGGAAGTAATTATGGACTGGTGAATTGTGCTAATCAGTTTGAAGATTCTGTGTATAGCGTTATACAAAACAGTGCTTTAGTAAACTCAACAAAAGTGATGGAGCCAGAGCCTATGGTTTATTATGACACAAATGTGATGGAGGACACTACTAgcaagaaagatgaagaagtcTGTTTGGTTTGTACTGAGAAGACAATTGATAAAGTAAATTCCACAAATCAAGTTAGTGAGGCTTTGGATTGGGAAAGTCAATTTGCTGAGGCTGAGGCATGGGCTAGTGACTTTGGTGAGTTTGAGAATTGGATGAATCAACAAAGTGAGCATTCGGATTGGACAAACCTGACTGAATTTGTATGTTGACGTTGTTTATTTTGATGATGTTAATTTGGTTAGTGGCTAGTATGGTGGGATTTTTTTGGGTTTCTTATctgattgattttaatttcaaagttAGGCTCCTTTTTGCGtattttacaattaaaaaaatgtcttattttctttgttattaaataagaacaatttgaattcaattgatCTAATTTAGAATTATCATCACTTGGAGTCATAGCAGTttattgaatataaaaaaatatattggcACACAGATCAATTTATTAGGGAAGCATTACAAATTTACAATATAATTGAATCGgatcatatttaaataaaactaaaagcattacaaaatgaaatatCCTATTAGTTTATTTCATATTCTATTGAACATACATGTAAGTATGTaactgtattttttttaaaagccaGCCATAGAAAACACGCATAATTTTTGTTggccaataattttaatatcctataataaatatttagatatgctaaataatgctaattgatcctaattatattttaacatcccactcaaactcaagtgataacttgaatttgaaatttatttaaaacaacgaaataaaaataaaaaaactacatAAATTGGTAGGACGGGTGTAGACGAAACTGCCAGAAGCGCAGACGAAACTGCCTCTTGTCTGAAGAAAGCGCAAACGACGGAACTGGTAGAAGGAAGCGCAAATGGAATTGCCACTGTCTGAAGAAAGCACAGACGGAACTGCCGCTGTTTGAAGAAAGCGCAGATGGAAATGTTGGAAGGAAACATAGACAGAACTGTCGTAAAAAAACGTAGACGAAATTATCGAAAGAAAACACAAACAGAACTGCCACAAGAaaacgcagacggaactgcaaaaaaaaaaagcgcaAACGGAACTACCACAAAATAATGTAGACGGAACTGCCACGAAGGAACGCAGACGAAACTGCGATGAAGAAACGCAGACGGAACTACAGTCGAAAGAGAGCGAAAACTATATGACTTCTCCATGAGAATAGATAAACAGCGGATGATGACATTGGTGTTTGATCATTCAACTCGGAAAGATACAAGACAGAGAAAATAGGCTAGTCGTGAGGTGAAAAAGTATAAAAGAAGTGACAAAAGACAAGAAAAATAGAATGGAGGAAAAGTGTGAAAAATACGGtgatttcataaaaaaaaaaaacaaaatatcttcttcaaggaggatatcatgactctgataccatgttggaaacaagagactaaactGAAGAAAgaatttgtgtattattgagtgtattcaagttgtctcgaacgatacaatataaaaggatatttatatgtactaagagaatcgtaataataaaaacgtaatatcctataataaatatttagatatgctaaataatgctaattaattttaattgattctaattatattctaacaataTATACGAGGATTGTGATTAAATTTGGTTATATGTacatgtttgatttttttaaaaagaggaGTAATAGGGGGCTAGCAACTTTGGTATTTTGTAACCATCAATTAGTCgtcaatagtatttttaatggtatgaGATTAAATCCAATGTTGTAGataattcaattttcttttgatGGTTAAATGCTGaccaactttttaaaaaattgctgCCCCCTAGACTTTcccttataaaaaaaatagcgaTACGATTTCGAGGCAAAAgctcctattttattattaagtatatgaaAGTCGTCGTAATATTTCTCATTACCAGAGTGGCACAGCTGGAAGCGTGACCTTCTGATAGAAAAGGTGTTACACTAGCGAAGGAACGGCTACGATGCTGTTCTGTGGATCCAACAGCGACGGTGGTCTCTAATACCACCGTCacctcattcttcttctttcatttgTTAATCTAGCTTTTTTCTCTATGACCATCGCTATCGTCGCTACcctcttttccttctttcatcgtactttttttttattgtcattttttttcttttctacatCGTCGGaagaaatcttttttttatcggTACTAACTACTCTTTCTACCAAGACTTGCTGATGCTCTATCTCTCATCTTCTTTTTGCGTTTAAcaactttttgttttctctttttgtaattttttgtatgacaaatttaaattaacatatatatacaagaaTAAGAATAcagctaaaaaatattttaaatttgaattcgaATTTAACTCTCATTCAACActtatctattatataaaatacattatttattaatcaattaatCTATACACTTGTT
The genomic region above belongs to Arachis duranensis cultivar V14167 chromosome 3, aradu.V14167.gnm2.J7QH, whole genome shotgun sequence and contains:
- the LOC107478721 gene encoding uncharacterized protein LOC107478721, producing the protein MGRGKTELKCLSTEKDRKGRFKTRIKGLESKMKKFSDKCQGSEACLIVYEEGSNAAPMIWPKDFTKVRSLIKKYESQKNVKPPKIFDLQDFFEHKKTSVEGKTLKARKCIYSVKYPTSDLNIKSFDLEQLRMFIGILDNKIGACAERINMLKNSQKVESNFNFGHNVDRYNSQIQPMMPLSYDTGSSSQMGLLSPNPMELMGSNYGLVNCANQFEDSVYSVIQNSALVNSTKVMEPEPMVYYDTNVMEDTTSKKDEEVCLVCTEKTIDKVNSTNQVSEALDWESQFAEAEAWASDFGEFENWMNQQSEHSDWTNLTEFVC